One genomic segment of Centropristis striata isolate RG_2023a ecotype Rhode Island chromosome 13, C.striata_1.0, whole genome shotgun sequence includes these proteins:
- the casc3 gene encoding protein CASC3: protein MADRRRRRRRASQDSEDDDESGSGSDSGRSGSPATKGRLRDPDPPEVTATRAEPKIDVESECESEDGVGEAVLSDYDSADPEENGSHSEGVEEEEAEHFSDEEAPAAASEPKPPAADHPTQVEGEKKKEEEEEEEGEGGEEGEEGESKEESKAEEKGNLAGERQSGDGQESTDDPETKAGGKPGQKLDDDEDRKNPAYIPRKGLFFEHDVRGHAQEEERPKGRNRKLWKDEGRWEHDRFREEEQAPKSREELIAIYGYDIRNGGGSGERQYRQRRPRQSMSPSRDKRWRDGERPVRSWQSGGGGGGGLNRGGAPPSSNHPSSTSPSSLPLSSAQRGSNPSRPPPSRSRPPHHSQTHPSPQSQYRNNESNAPHVHPRDRAGPKVQSEPTGDRGVVGRGGRGGGGGRAPSVVVEDITVSQGGVREQDLSAATTAPSPQPGGYQSASPRRQQEQRGSADRSAPGPTVSSSASEPSLQPSATNRETSPPAERPVERKSYSLARRTRSRPADLGSKQPSVEESGAGGNATSPGSVAGKSWTGAGDGPSQAGGGGGVTELDPEVARLSLARQSWSQTPFIRSEMRGLPSTMHIPGAPPQFPAMEEMGVGANRAKRYSSQRQRAVPEPAPPMHLGVMEGHYYEPMSYQGPIYAHGEGPAPIPPQGMLVQPEMHLPHPGLHPHQSGGPIANPALYGGPPVSLSPGQPQQLLPPPFYPPPGVMTFPYPTMYPSPQSQVTYGGVTYYDTMQQQAQPKPSPPRRTSQPVTIKPPPPELHFASE, encoded by the exons ATGGCGGACCGGCGGCGAAGGAGGAGGCGCGCGTCCCAGGACAGCGAGGACGACGACGAGTCCGGCTCCGGCTCGGACAGCGGGAGGTCCGGCTCACCGGCCACAAAGGGCCGGCTGCGAGATCCCGACCCGCCGGAGGTGACAGCGACCCGGGCCGAGCCGAAGATCGACGTGGAGTCCGAGTGT GAGAGTGAAGATGGTGTCGGAGAAG CTGTTCTCTCTGACTACGACAGTGCTGATCCAGAGGAAAACGGCTCCCACTCAGAG ggagtggaggaggaggaggcagagcaTTTCAGCGACGAAGAGGCTCCAGCAGCTGCCAGCGAGCCCAAACCCCCCGCAGCCGACCACCCAACACAGGTAGagggggagaagaagaaggaggaggaggaggaggaggagggagagggaggagaagaaggagaagaaggagagagtAAAGAGGAGAGCAAAGCTGAGGAGAAAGGAAACCTCGccggagagagacagagcggtGATGGACAG GAGTCGACAGACGACCCTGAGACGAAGGCGGGAGGAAAACCTGGTCAGAAGCTCGACGATGACGAGGACAGGAAAAACCCGGCCTACATCCCGAGGAAGGGTCTGTTCTTcgagcatgacgtcagaggacatgctcaggaggaggagag ACCTAAAGGTCGGAACAGGAAGTTGTGGAAGGACGAGGGCCGCTGGGAGCATGACCGGTtccgggaggaggagcaggcgcCAAAGAGCCGCGAGGAGCTCATTGCCATCTACGGCTACGACATCAGGAACGGTGGGGGCTCCGGGGAGCGACAGTACCGGCAGCGCAGGCCGAG ACAGAGTATGTCTCCCAGCAGAGACAAGCGGTGGAGGGACGGAGAGCGCCCCGTCCGGTCCTGgcagagtggaggaggaggaggaggaggtctgaACCGTGGAGGAGCTCCACCTTCATCCAACCACCCCTCTTCCACGTCCCCCTCCTCCCTGCCGCTGTCCTCCGCTCAGCGTGGCAGCAATCCCTCCAGACCGCCTCCCTCCCGCAGCAGACCGCCTCACCACAGTCAGACGCACCCGTCGCCACAGTCCCAGTACAGGAATAACGAATCAAATGCACCCCATGTGCACCCCAGAGACCGAGCGGGCCCTAAAGTTCAGTCCGAGCCCACAGGAGACAGGGGTGTTGTTGGCAGGGGAGGCCGCGGTGGCGGTGGGGGAAGGGCGCCCTCTGTGGTCGTTGAGGACATTACAGTCAGCCAGGGAGGCGTCAGGGAGCAGGACCTGAGTGCTGCAACGACGGCGCCGTCGCCACAGCCGGGCGGGTACCAGTCTGCATCGCCACGACGGCAGCAGGAGCAGAGAGGGAGCGCCGACAGGTCAGCGCCGGGACCAACCGTCTCCTCCTCCGCCTCAGAACCCTCCCTGCAGCCATCAGCGACCAATCGGGAAACTTCTCCCCCCGCCGAGCGGCCTGTGGAGCGCAAATCTTACTCCCTGGCTCGCAGGACTCGCTCCCGGCCCGCCGACCTGGGCAGCAAACAGCCGTCCGTGGAGGAGTCTGGCGCCGGAGGGAACGCCACCTCCCCTGGCAGCGTGGCAGGGAAGAGCTGGACGGGAGCAGGCGACGGGCCGAGCCAGGCgggtggagggggcggggtcaCGGAGCTGGACCCGGAAGTGGCTCGACTCAGTCTGGCGAGACAGAGCTGGAGCCAGACGCCTTTCATCCGGTCTGAGATGAGAG GTCTTCCCAGCACTATGCACATCCCCGGTGCTCCGCCTCAGTTCCCCGCAATGGAGGAGATGGGCGTCGGCGCCAACCGGGCCAAACGATACTCGTCACAGCGGCAGAGGGCAGTTCCTGAGCCGGCCCCACCCATGCACCTGGGCGTGATGGAGGGACACTACTACGAGCCCa TGTCTTATCAGGGACCAATCTATGCCCACGGGGAAGGCCCCGCCCCCATCCCGCCGCAGGGCATGCTGGTCCAGCCTGAGATGCACCTGCCCCACCCCG GTCTCCATCCCCACCAATCAGGCGGTCCCATCGCTAACCCCGCACTCTACGGAGGCCCACCTGTTTCTCTGTCGCCGGGGCAACCGCAGCAGCTGCTGCCGCCGCCTTTCTACCCTCCGCCCGGGGTCATGACCTTCCCCTACCCGACCATGTACCCGAGCCCCCAG TCTCAGGTGACGTACGGCGGCGTGACGTACTATGACACGATGCAGCAGCAGGCGCAGCCCAAACCCTCGCCGCCGCGCCGCACGTCCCAGCCCGTCACCATCAAGCCCCCCCCGCCAGAGCTGCACTTCGCCTCCGAGTGA